Proteins found in one Rhodobacter capsulatus SB 1003 genomic segment:
- a CDS encoding DegT/DnrJ/EryC1/StrS family aminotransferase, which translates to MPRDGQTPPNCYDAEPIPEAARAEIERLLATGDLFRYTSDNAPVAKLEAEFAELMGVRYAVCVASCSAALFLSLKALDLPRGARVLVPAFTFAAVPSAIVHADCEPVLVEVGSNFRIDLDDFRAKFDDTIAAVMISHMRGHTSDMDVILELANAKGVPVIEDAAHSLGTLWHGRKIGTIGKIGCFSFQSYKMVNAGEGGVLVTDDPELAARAIIMSGAYEQNWKKHPGLQNSFVHWQNKLPLYNTRMQNLSAAVIRPQLPEVDRRVAAGLANHDYVAEKLNQSPWLDVPPPLAPETRAPDSLQFNLVGDWTDAEAIRLQDEAKARGVSVQVFGLSPDNARAFWNWQFLGEQPDLPKTRAMLMRACDTRLPARLTRPELDFIASAIVEAAAAVKG; encoded by the coding sequence ATGCCCCGCGACGGTCAGACCCCTCCGAATTGCTATGATGCCGAACCGATCCCCGAGGCCGCCCGCGCCGAGATCGAGCGGCTGCTCGCCACCGGGGATCTGTTTCGCTACACCTCGGACAATGCGCCGGTCGCAAAACTGGAGGCCGAATTCGCCGAATTGATGGGGGTGCGTTACGCGGTCTGCGTCGCGTCGTGCTCGGCGGCGCTGTTCCTGTCGCTGAAAGCTTTGGACCTGCCGCGCGGCGCGCGCGTGCTGGTGCCCGCCTTCACCTTTGCCGCCGTGCCCTCGGCGATCGTGCATGCCGATTGCGAGCCGGTGCTGGTCGAGGTGGGCTCGAATTTCCGCATCGATCTGGACGACTTCCGCGCCAAATTCGACGACACGATCGCGGCGGTGATGATCAGCCACATGCGCGGCCACACCTCGGACATGGATGTGATCCTGGAGCTGGCCAATGCGAAAGGCGTGCCGGTGATCGAGGATGCGGCGCATTCCTTGGGCACGCTCTGGCACGGGCGCAAGATCGGCACGATCGGCAAGATCGGCTGTTTCAGCTTTCAAAGCTACAAGATGGTGAACGCGGGCGAAGGCGGCGTGCTGGTGACGGATGACCCGGAACTGGCGGCGCGGGCGATCATCATGTCGGGCGCCTATGAGCAGAACTGGAAGAAGCACCCGGGGTTGCAGAACAGCTTCGTGCATTGGCAAAACAAGCTGCCGCTTTACAACACGCGGATGCAGAACCTCTCGGCCGCGGTGATCCGCCCGCAGCTGCCCGAGGTGGATCGGCGCGTCGCCGCCGGGCTGGCGAACCATGATTATGTGGCGGAAAAGCTGAACCAAAGCCCCTGGCTTGACGTGCCGCCGCCGCTGGCGCCCGAGACCCGCGCGCCCGACAGCCTGCAGTTCAATCTGGTGGGTGACTGGACCGATGCCGAGGCGATCCGGCTGCAGGACGAGGCGAAAGCCCGCGGCGTTTCCGTGCAGGTCTTCGGGCTTTCGCCGGACAATGCCCGCGCCTTCTGGAACTGGCAGTTCCTGGGCGAACAGCCCGATCTGCCGAAGACCCGGGCGATGCTGATGCGCGCCTGCGACACCCGCCTGCCCGCGCGGCTGACCCGGCCCGAGCTGGATTTCATCGCCTCCGCCATCGTCGAGGCGGCCGCGGCGGTCAAAGGCTGA
- a CDS encoding NAD(P)/FAD-dependent oxidoreductase yields the protein MDLLHVNDRAGEYPASFYASTRDPAPERPALRGELRADVCVVGGGYTGLSAALHLARAGRKVVVLEAHRAGFGASGRNGGQIGSGQRLDVGTLEKLVGRERTRRLWDMAEEAKALTYALADQAGVPTRRGVAHLGRKRAEVAWLQEEAAHLAAHYGYDRIEVLDKAAAQALVPSPVYTGGDLDHGAGHVHPLNLCLGLARLAEAAGAVIHERSAVTRITHGPRAGDTSRIETAAGHVIADHVVLGANGYLDRLEPQIAARVMPINNYIVATEPLGDRVREVLTRDIAAHDLKFVVNYWRLHEDRLIFGGGETVSYRFPADIAAKVRKPLEEVYPQLKGVKFTHAWGGTLAITVNRMPCFRRPAPNCLSASGYSGHGVALAIHAGKLMAEAITATGDGFDVMASLPQPTFPGGVALRFPLLLAGMTWFSLRDRLGL from the coding sequence ATGGATCTGTTGCATGTGAATGATCGGGCGGGGGAATACCCCGCCAGCTTCTACGCATCCACCCGTGACCCCGCACCCGAGCGCCCCGCGCTTCGGGGCGAGCTCCGCGCCGATGTCTGCGTGGTGGGGGGCGGCTATACGGGCTTGTCGGCCGCCCTGCATCTGGCGCGGGCGGGGCGCAAGGTCGTCGTGCTGGAAGCACACCGGGCGGGCTTTGGCGCCTCTGGCCGCAACGGCGGGCAGATCGGCTCGGGGCAGCGGCTGGATGTCGGCACGCTGGAAAAGCTGGTGGGCCGGGAAAGGACGCGCAGGCTGTGGGACATGGCCGAGGAGGCCAAGGCCCTGACTTATGCCCTGGCCGATCAGGCGGGCGTGCCCACGCGGCGCGGCGTCGCCCATCTGGGCCGCAAGCGCGCCGAAGTCGCCTGGCTGCAGGAGGAGGCCGCGCATCTGGCCGCCCATTACGGCTATGACCGGATCGAGGTGCTCGACAAGGCCGCGGCGCAGGCGCTTGTCCCCTCGCCCGTCTACACGGGCGGCGATCTCGATCACGGCGCGGGCCATGTGCATCCGTTGAACCTCTGTCTGGGTCTGGCGCGTCTGGCCGAGGCGGCGGGCGCGGTGATTCACGAACGCTCCGCGGTGACCCGGATCACCCACGGGCCGCGCGCCGGGGACACCAGCCGGATCGAGACCGCCGCGGGCCATGTGATCGCCGATCATGTCGTGCTGGGGGCGAATGGCTATCTGGACCGGCTGGAGCCGCAGATCGCCGCGCGGGTGATGCCGATCAACAATTACATCGTCGCGACCGAGCCTTTGGGCGATCGTGTGCGCGAGGTGCTGACCCGCGACATCGCCGCCCATGATCTGAAATTCGTGGTCAATTACTGGCGCCTGCACGAAGACCGGCTGATCTTCGGCGGCGGCGAGACGGTCAGTTATCGCTTCCCCGCCGATATCGCCGCCAAGGTGCGCAAGCCCTTGGAAGAGGTCTATCCGCAGCTGAAAGGCGTGAAATTCACCCATGCCTGGGGCGGCACGCTGGCGATCACCGTGAACCGGATGCCCTGCTTTCGCCGTCCGGCGCCGAATTGCCTGTCGGCCTCGGGCTATTCCGGGCACGGGGTGGCGCTGGCGATCCATGCGGGCAAGCTGATGGCCGAGGCGATCACCGCGACGGGCGACGGTTTCGACGTGATGGCCAGCCTGCCGCAACCCACCTTTCCGGGCGGGGTGGCGCTGCGGTTTCCGCTGCTTCTGGCCGGGATGACCTGGTTTTCGCTGCGCGACCGGCTGGGCCTCTAG
- a CDS encoding O-acetylhomoserine aminocarboxypropyltransferase/cysteine synthase family protein, with protein sequence MTDQAFDTLQIHAGAEPDPATGARQVPIYQTTSYVFKDADHAARLFGLQEVGYIYSRLTNPTVSALAARVAALEGGVGAVCCSSGHAAQIMALFPLMGPGLNIVASTRLYGGTITQFSQTIKRFGWSCTFVDFDDLAALEAAVDDNTRAIFCESISNPGGYITDLPAVAAVANKVGLPLIVDNTLASPYLCRPIEHGATLVVHSATKYLTGNGTVTGGVIVDSGKFDWSASGKFPSLSAPEPAYHGLKFHEALGPMAFTFHSIAVGLRDLGMTMNPQGAHYTLMGIETLSLRMDKHVANAKAVAEWLAKDPRIDFVTWAGLPSSPWHERAERLCPKGAGALFTVAVKGGYEACVKLVNNLKLFSHVANLGDARSLIIHSASTTHRQLTEEQQIKAGAAPNVVRLSIGIENAADLIADLDQALAAATA encoded by the coding sequence ATGACCGACCAGGCCTTTGACACGCTGCAAATTCACGCGGGCGCCGAACCCGATCCCGCGACGGGCGCGCGGCAGGTGCCGATTTACCAGACCACCTCCTATGTCTTCAAGGACGCCGACCATGCCGCGCGCCTGTTCGGGCTGCAGGAGGTGGGCTATATCTATTCCCGCCTGACCAACCCGACCGTTTCGGCACTGGCCGCCCGCGTTGCGGCGCTTGAAGGCGGCGTGGGCGCGGTCTGCTGCTCGTCCGGCCATGCGGCGCAGATCATGGCGCTGTTTCCGCTGATGGGGCCGGGGCTGAACATCGTCGCCTCGACCCGGCTTTACGGCGGCACGATCACCCAGTTCAGCCAGACCATCAAACGCTTCGGCTGGTCCTGCACCTTTGTCGATTTCGACGATCTGGCGGCGCTCGAGGCCGCGGTGGATGACAACACCCGGGCGATCTTTTGCGAATCGATCTCGAACCCGGGCGGCTACATCACCGACCTGCCCGCCGTCGCGGCGGTGGCGAACAAGGTCGGCCTGCCGCTCATTGTCGACAACACGCTGGCCTCGCCTTATCTCTGCCGCCCGATCGAGCATGGCGCGACGCTGGTTGTCCATTCCGCCACGAAATACCTGACCGGCAACGGCACGGTGACGGGCGGGGTGATCGTCGATTCGGGCAAGTTCGACTGGTCGGCCTCGGGCAAGTTCCCCAGCCTTTCGGCGCCCGAACCCGCCTATCACGGGCTGAAGTTCCACGAGGCACTCGGCCCGATGGCCTTCACCTTCCATTCGATCGCCGTCGGGCTGCGCGATCTGGGCATGACGATGAACCCGCAGGGCGCGCATTACACGCTGATGGGGATCGAGACGCTCAGCCTGCGCATGGACAAGCACGTCGCCAATGCGAAGGCGGTGGCGGAATGGCTGGCCAAAGACCCGCGCATCGACTTCGTCACCTGGGCCGGGCTGCCCTCCTCGCCCTGGCACGAACGCGCCGAGCGGCTTTGCCCGAAGGGGGCGGGGGCGCTTTTCACCGTCGCGGTCAAGGGCGGCTATGAGGCCTGCGTGAAATTGGTCAACAATCTCAAGCTGTTCAGCCATGTGGCAAACCTGGGCGACGCGCGCTCGCTGATCATCCATTCGGCCTCGACCACGCACCGTCAGCTG
- a CDS encoding calcium-binding protein, translated as MPATFITTDSIGAGYQFTFSANDEQLTVLAGATLGSTTTSAIQATFATGLSLSILGTVFGARGLYLYGEATTVSIATGGMLHTSQQNPMEIGVYLAGTGSSLSNAGTISAPMTIGVLSAGHNMIVNTGRIDAASAVFMNLFSGTGDRLVNSGTITANSASDGSMDNRYNNAVFNEGGNGRITNLAGGEMTAMSSEGAGVRLGAYGGGTVVQNFGQITSAQDCGINLEMVNAGQALIRVMNYGTITGGEAAFLGSQNADLLLNCGRLVGDVTMGLGADTLRNVGGTIDGAVQMGDGADLLINSGGRILGDVVLGAGADRYDGRSGALDGSVDGGADDDTFIGNTLAAETFNGGAGLDLLDFRFGAAVTVALDGTFANDGAALGDSYIGFENILGSQRGDVIRGSAGDNSLAGLGGADRLDGAAGNDAFTGGAGADTLTGGLGNDLFRFTALGDCGDVITDFGAVTGNNDSFRIVASAFGGGLATGTLAGSAFLARNDNLAQDASDRFIFRTTDTTLWFDADGSGAGAAVLVADLQAGAALTAADIVLI; from the coding sequence ATGCCAGCAACTTTCATCACGACGGATTCCATCGGCGCAGGATACCAGTTCACCTTTTCCGCAAATGACGAGCAGCTGACCGTTCTGGCGGGCGCGACCCTCGGCTCGACGACAACCTCGGCGATCCAGGCAACTTTCGCCACCGGCCTGAGCCTGTCGATCCTCGGCACGGTCTTTGGCGCACGCGGTCTGTATCTTTACGGAGAGGCGACAACGGTGTCGATCGCCACGGGGGGCATGCTGCACACTTCGCAGCAGAACCCGATGGAGATTGGCGTTTACCTCGCCGGGACCGGATCAAGCCTGAGCAATGCCGGAACCATTTCCGCCCCGATGACCATTGGCGTGCTGTCTGCGGGCCACAACATGATCGTGAACACCGGGCGGATCGACGCGGCTTCCGCGGTGTTCATGAACCTGTTTTCGGGCACCGGCGACAGGCTTGTCAACTCGGGCACGATCACGGCCAACAGCGCCTCGGACGGGTCGATGGACAATCGCTACAACAACGCCGTCTTCAACGAGGGCGGCAATGGCCGGATCACCAACCTGGCCGGGGGCGAGATGACCGCAATGTCCAGCGAGGGCGCCGGGGTGCGGCTGGGGGCCTATGGCGGCGGAACCGTGGTGCAGAATTTCGGCCAGATCACCTCGGCGCAGGATTGCGGCATCAACCTGGAAATGGTGAATGCCGGGCAGGCGCTGATCCGGGTGATGAATTACGGCACGATCACCGGCGGCGAGGCGGCCTTTCTGGGCAGCCAGAACGCCGATCTGCTGCTGAACTGCGGGCGGCTTGTCGGCGATGTGACAATGGGCCTGGGGGCTGACACCCTGCGCAATGTCGGCGGCACCATCGACGGGGCGGTGCAGATGGGCGACGGGGCCGATCTGCTGATCAATTCGGGCGGGCGGATCCTTGGCGATGTCGTTCTGGGCGCGGGGGCCGATCGCTACGACGGGCGCAGCGGCGCGCTGGATGGCAGCGTCGATGGCGGCGCTGATGACGACACCTTCATCGGCAATACCCTGGCGGCCGAGACTTTCAACGGCGGCGCGGGGCTCGATCTGCTCGACTTCCGTTTCGGCGCCGCGGTCACGGTGGCGCTGGACGGCACCTTCGCCAATGACGGCGCGGCGCTGGGCGACAGCTACATCGGCTTCGAGAACATCCTCGGATCGCAGCGCGGCGACGTGATCCGCGGCTCGGCGGGCGACAACAGCCTTGCCGGGCTGGGCGGCGCCGACCGGCTCGACGGCGCGGCGGGCAATGACGCCTTCACCGGCGGCGCGGGCGCCGACACGCTGACCGGCGGGCTGGGCAACGACCTTTTCCGCTTCACCGCGCTTGGCGATTGCGGCGACGTGATCACCGATTTCGGCGCCGTCACCGGCAACAACGACTCGTTCCGGATCGTGGCCTCGGCCTTTGGCGGCGGGCTTGCGACCGGCACCCTGGCCGGGTCGGCCTTCCTTGCCCGCAACGACAACCTGGCGCAGGACGCCAGCGACCGCTTCATCTTCCGCACCACCGACACGACGCTGTGGTTCGATGCCGACGGGTCGGGCGCGGGCGCGGCGGTGCTGGTGGCCGATCTGCAGGCGGGCGCGGCCCTGACTGCCGCCGATATCGTGCTGATCTGA
- a CDS encoding type 1 glutamine amidotransferase has product MRIGILQTGQSPDVLRGEAGDYPDMFVALLRDHGLTFQTFNVEAMDFPASVQDCEGWLITGSRHGAYESHPFIAPLEAFIRQAIAEKVPMVGICFGHQIIAQAMGGKVERFPGGWAVGPQTYDFGGDPVVLNAWHRDQVTARPEGAQVIACNDFCENAALVYGDSALTIQAHPEFRDAFVEGLMATRGPGLVPDPLMAEARAKMAAGKGTDSARIAERIAAFFRAKRG; this is encoded by the coding sequence ATGCGTATCGGCATCTTGCAGACCGGCCAATCCCCCGACGTGTTGCGGGGGGAGGCGGGCGATTATCCCGACATGTTCGTGGCGCTGTTGCGCGACCACGGGCTGACGTTTCAGACTTTCAACGTCGAGGCGATGGACTTTCCCGCCTCGGTGCAGGACTGCGAGGGCTGGCTGATCACCGGCTCGCGGCATGGTGCCTATGAAAGCCATCCGTTCATCGCGCCGCTGGAGGCGTTCATCCGCCAGGCGATCGCGGAAAAGGTGCCGATGGTGGGCATCTGCTTTGGCCATCAGATCATCGCCCAGGCGATGGGCGGCAAGGTCGAGCGGTTCCCCGGCGGCTGGGCCGTCGGCCCGCAGACCTATGATTTCGGCGGCGATCCGGTGGTGCTGAACGCCTGGCACCGCGATCAGGTGACCGCGCGCCCCGAGGGCGCGCAGGTCATCGCCTGCAACGACTTTTGCGAGAATGCCGCGCTGGTTTACGGCGACAGCGCCCTGACGATCCAGGCGCATCCGGAATTCCGCGACGCCTTTGTCGAGGGGCTGATGGCGACGCGCGGCCCGGGTCTTGTCCCCGATCCGCTGATGGCCGAGGCCCGCGCAAAAATGGCCGCGGGCAAGGGCACCGATTCCGCCCGCATCGCCGAGCGCATCGCCGCCTTCTTCCGCGCGAAGCGGGGCTGA
- a CDS encoding glutamine synthetase family protein — protein sequence MSRKSPDWTALIPKAARDYIAGRRLDEVECIVADIAGVARGKAMPASKFAYQDRFYLPNSIFLQTITGEWADNPMGAFTEPDMVLTPDWSTTSAAPWTADITLQVIHDVFDQQGNPMPVAPRNVLKRVVALYEAEGLKPIVAPEMEFFLVARNLDPNQPIIPPMGRSGRRAAAKQAYSMSAVDEYGPVIDDIYDFAEAQGFEIDGILQEGGAGQVEINLAHGDPVALADQIFYFKRLIREAALRHDCFATFMAKPIEGEPGSAMHIHQSVIDAKTGRNIFSNPDGGESEAFLHFIAGMQTHLPAVVALLAPYVNSYRRYVPDFAAPINIEWGRDNRTTGLRVPISDPSGRRLENRLAGMDCNPYLGLAASMVCGYLGLKEKKMPRPECQGDAYMGETDLPFNLGDALDLFSDSGPVREALGIEFCTVYEAVKRNEYKEFLQVISPWEREHLLLNV from the coding sequence ATGTCACGCAAATCTCCGGACTGGACCGCCCTTATCCCGAAAGCCGCCCGCGACTACATCGCCGGGCGCCGCCTTGACGAGGTGGAATGCATCGTCGCCGATATCGCGGGTGTTGCCCGCGGCAAGGCCATGCCCGCCTCGAAATTCGCCTATCAGGACCGCTTCTACCTGCCGAATTCGATCTTTCTGCAGACGATCACCGGCGAATGGGCCGACAATCCGATGGGCGCCTTTACCGAGCCCGACATGGTGCTGACGCCCGACTGGTCCACCACCTCGGCCGCGCCCTGGACCGCCGACATCACGCTGCAGGTGATCCACGATGTCTTCGACCAGCAGGGCAACCCGATGCCGGTGGCGCCCAGAAACGTGCTCAAGCGCGTCGTCGCGCTTTACGAGGCCGAGGGGCTGAAGCCGATCGTCGCCCCCGAGATGGAATTCTTCCTGGTGGCGCGCAACCTTGACCCGAACCAGCCGATCATCCCGCCGATGGGGCGGTCCGGGCGGCGGGCGGCGGCGAAACAGGCCTATTCGATGAGCGCCGTCGACGAATACGGACCCGTCATCGACGACATCTACGATTTCGCCGAGGCGCAGGGCTTCGAGATCGACGGCATCCTGCAGGAAGGCGGCGCGGGGCAAGTGGAGATCAACCTCGCCCATGGCGATCCGGTCGCGCTCGCCGATCAGATCTTCTACTTCAAGCGGCTGATCCGCGAGGCGGCTTTGCGCCACGATTGCTTTGCCACCTTCATGGCGAAGCCGATCGAGGGCGAACCGGGGTCTGCCATGCACATCCACCAGTCGGTGATCGATGCGAAGACCGGGCGGAACATCTTTTCCAACCCTGACGGCGGCGAAAGCGAGGCGTTTTTGCATTTCATCGCCGGGATGCAGACGCATCTGCCCGCGGTAGTGGCGCTGCTTGCGCCTTACGTGAACAGCTATCGCCGCTACGTTCCGGATTTCGCCGCGCCGATCAACATCGAATGGGGCCGCGACAACCGCACCACGGGGCTGCGGGTGCCGATCTCGGATCCGTCGGGGCGGCGGCTGGAAAACCGGCTCGCGGGGATGGATTGCAACCCCTATCTCGGCCTCGCCGCCTCGATGGTTTGCGGCTATCTGGGGCTGAAAGAGAAAAAGATGCCGCGGCCGGAATGTCAGGGCGACGCCTATATGGGCGAGACCGACCTGCCCTTCAATCTGGGCGATGCGCTGGATCTGTTTTCCGACAGCGGCCCGGTGCGCGAGGCTTTGGGGATCGAGTTCTGCACGGTCTACGAGGCGGTCAAGCGCAACGAATACAAGGAGTTCCTGCAGGTCATCAGCCCGTGGGAACGTGAACACCTGCTCTTGAACGTGTGA
- the rlmB gene encoding 23S rRNA (guanosine(2251)-2'-O)-methyltransferase RlmB, with amino-acid sequence MKKPDWVIDKERAKRAAAAETLWLFGLHAVRDALMNPARVKLRLVLTKNAADKLAEAIAAGGLAPEIVDPRKFDAHVPLGPDQVHQGAALEVKPLDWGKLADVALTGAGLPLVVMLDRVTDPHNVGAILRSAEVFGARAVVAPARHSAPETGALAKTASGALERQPYLRVTNLSEAMGALRDMGYVLIGLAGEAEMTLAEGLAEVGTRPVAIVLGAEGPGLREKTRATCDHLVRIPFAGAFGSLNVSNAAAVALYAATSARTKG; translated from the coding sequence ATGAAGAAACCGGATTGGGTGATCGACAAGGAACGCGCCAAGCGGGCGGCGGCGGCGGAAACGCTCTGGCTTTTCGGTCTGCATGCCGTGCGCGACGCGCTGATGAACCCGGCCCGGGTGAAGCTGCGCCTCGTGCTGACGAAGAACGCCGCCGACAAGCTGGCCGAGGCGATCGCGGCGGGCGGGCTCGCGCCCGAGATCGTCGATCCGCGCAAGTTCGACGCGCATGTGCCGCTTGGCCCCGATCAGGTGCATCAGGGCGCGGCTTTGGAGGTGAAGCCGCTCGACTGGGGCAAGCTTGCCGATGTGGCGCTGACCGGCGCGGGGCTGCCCCTCGTCGTGATGCTCGACCGCGTCACCGATCCGCATAACGTCGGCGCGATCCTGCGCTCGGCCGAGGTCTTCGGGGCCCGCGCCGTGGTCGCGCCCGCGCGCCATTCCGCGCCCGAAACCGGGGCCCTGGCCAAGACCGCCTCGGGGGCGCTGGAACGCCAGCCCTATCTGCGCGTCACCAACCTCTCCGAGGCGATGGGCGCGCTGCGCGACATGGGCTATGTGCTGATCGGTCTGGCGGGCGAGGCGGAGATGACGCTTGCCGAGGGGCTGGCCGAGGTGGGCACGCGGCCCGTGGCCATCGTTCTGGGTGCCGAGGGCCCGGGCCTGCGCGAGAAAACCCGCGCCACCTGCGATCATCTGGTGCGGATCCCCTTTGCCGGGGCTTTCGGCTCGCTCAACGTGTCGAATGCGGCGGCGGTGGCGCTTTATGCCGCGACCAGCGCCCGCACGAAGGGCTGA
- a CDS encoding CoA-binding protein, producing MTDAELREILTATRTIALLGFSANPDRPAHAVAAFLQARGYRVIPVNPGLAGQVALGETVHADLAAIPKEIVIDMVDVFRAPEAVPGVVDQMLAHRPEARVLWLQLGVIHPEAAARARAAGKLVVMDRCPKIEIARLGM from the coding sequence ATGACGGATGCCGAGCTGCGCGAGATCCTGACCGCGACCCGCACGATCGCCCTTTTGGGCTTTTCCGCCAATCCCGACCGCCCCGCGCATGCGGTGGCGGCGTTTTTGCAGGCGCGCGGCTACCGGGTGATCCCGGTCAATCCGGGGCTGGCCGGGCAGGTGGCGCTGGGCGAGACGGTCCATGCCGATCTGGCGGCGATCCCGAAAGAGATCGTGATCGACATGGTCGATGTCTTTCGCGCCCCCGAGGCCGTGCCCGGGGTGGTCGATCAGATGCTGGCGCACCGCCCCGAGGCGCGGGTGCTCTGGCTGCAGCTCGGCGTGATCCACCCCGAGGCGGCGGCGCGGGCGCGGGCGGCGGGCAAGCTTGTGGTGATGGACCGCTGCCCGAAAATCGAGATCGCGCGGCTGGGGATGTGA